Proteins from a genomic interval of Ralstonia wenshanensis:
- a CDS encoding sulfite exporter TauE/SafE family protein: MTLAYTVSGLLVGLLVGLTGVGGGSLMTPLLTLMFGFSPATAVGTDLAFASLTKGVGTIAHRSHGHIRWDIVKRLCLGSLPAALVTVIVLKTAGNLDAEWMHVIRVTIGASVILTVISLLFRQRVLGWLAANPRYRLQGTALAVATVIVGVVLGVLVTVSSIGAGAVGATLILILYPELKSAEVAGTDIAYAVPLTAVAGLGHMYLGTIDWNLLVSLLVGSIPGIWLGARLSKNLPERLVRGALAATLTITAIKLVS; this comes from the coding sequence ATGACGCTCGCCTATACGGTTTCCGGTTTGCTGGTCGGCCTGTTGGTCGGCCTGACGGGCGTTGGCGGTGGATCGCTGATGACTCCGCTGCTGACGCTGATGTTCGGCTTTTCGCCAGCGACCGCCGTCGGCACGGACCTGGCATTTGCCTCGTTGACCAAGGGCGTTGGCACGATCGCACATCGTAGCCACGGTCATATTCGCTGGGACATCGTCAAGCGCCTCTGCCTGGGCAGCCTGCCCGCCGCGCTGGTGACGGTGATCGTGCTGAAGACCGCCGGCAACCTGGATGCGGAGTGGATGCACGTGATTCGCGTGACGATCGGCGCGTCGGTCATCCTGACGGTGATTTCGCTGTTGTTCCGTCAGCGCGTATTGGGCTGGCTGGCGGCCAACCCGCGTTATCGTCTGCAGGGCACGGCACTGGCCGTGGCCACGGTCATCGTCGGCGTGGTGCTGGGCGTGCTGGTGACGGTGTCGTCCATTGGTGCAGGCGCCGTGGGCGCGACGCTCATCCTGATCCTGTATCCCGAATTGAAGAGCGCCGAAGTGGCCGGCACCGATATCGCCTATGCCGTGCCGCTGACCGCCGTGGCGGGCCTGGGCCACATGTATCTGGGCACGATCGACTGGAACCTGCTGGTGTCGCTGCTGGTGGGCTCCATCCCGGGTATCTGGCTGGGCGCGCGCCTGTCCAAGAATCTGCCGGAACGTCTGGTGCGCGGCGCGCTTGCCGCCACGCTGACGATCACGGCCATCAAGCTGGTGTCGTGA
- a CDS encoding nitrite/sulfite reductase — MYQYDAYDHRLVADRVEQFRDQVRRRISGELTEEEFLPLRLQNGLYYQRHAYMLRVAIPYGHLRAKQLRMLSHIAAEHDRGYGHFSTRQNIQYNWIELEQVPDILAKLASVEMHAIQTSGNCIRNITTDQFAGVAPDEVIDARPLAEILRQWSTFIPEFAFLPRKFKIAVSASREDRAVTQLHDIGVYAYEKNGQTLLRILAGGGMGRTPILGAIIKEDLPWQHMLSYIEAAVRVYNRYGRRDNKYKARIKILVKAIGAEEFARQVEEEWQHIKDGPSTIPQAEFDRVAQFFAPPAYEKLADTDATYEKALLENKAFARWVSRNVHPHRVPGYAAVTLSLKPGAALPPGDATAEQMSLVADWSERFGFGELRVAHEQNLILPDVKKHDLFELWQLAKEHGMATANIGLLTDIIACPGGDFCSLANAKSIPIAQAIQARFDNLDFVHDLGELSLNISGCINSCGHHHVGNIGILGVDKHEEEWYQVSLGGAQGNDSAIGKIIGPSFKAEEMPDVIERIIDTFVANRTEDELFIDTYHRIGMAPFKERVYAREEA, encoded by the coding sequence ATGTATCAATACGACGCTTACGACCACCGCCTCGTCGCAGACCGCGTAGAGCAGTTTCGCGACCAGGTGCGCCGCCGTATCTCGGGCGAACTGACGGAAGAAGAGTTCCTGCCGCTGCGCCTGCAGAATGGCCTGTACTACCAGCGCCACGCCTACATGCTGCGCGTGGCGATTCCGTATGGCCATCTGCGCGCCAAGCAACTGCGCATGCTCAGCCACATCGCCGCCGAGCATGATCGCGGGTACGGCCACTTCAGCACGCGCCAGAACATCCAGTACAACTGGATCGAGCTGGAGCAGGTGCCCGACATCCTGGCCAAGCTGGCCTCGGTGGAGATGCATGCCATCCAGACTTCGGGCAACTGCATCCGTAACATCACGACGGATCAGTTTGCCGGCGTGGCACCGGACGAGGTGATCGACGCGCGTCCGCTTGCAGAAATCCTGCGCCAATGGTCGACGTTCATTCCTGAATTCGCGTTCCTGCCGCGCAAGTTCAAAATCGCCGTGTCGGCCTCGCGCGAAGACCGTGCCGTGACGCAACTGCACGACATTGGTGTCTACGCCTATGAGAAGAACGGCCAGACCCTGCTGCGCATCCTGGCCGGCGGCGGCATGGGGCGCACCCCGATCCTGGGCGCGATCATCAAGGAAGACCTGCCGTGGCAGCACATGCTGTCGTACATCGAGGCTGCCGTGCGTGTGTACAACCGCTACGGCCGCCGCGACAACAAGTACAAGGCGCGCATCAAGATTCTCGTGAAGGCCATCGGCGCGGAAGAATTCGCCCGCCAGGTGGAAGAAGAGTGGCAGCACATCAAGGATGGCCCGTCGACCATCCCGCAGGCCGAGTTCGACCGCGTGGCGCAATTCTTCGCGCCGCCCGCGTATGAAAAGCTGGCCGACACCGACGCCACCTACGAAAAGGCGCTGCTGGAGAACAAGGCGTTCGCCCGCTGGGTGAGCCGCAATGTGCATCCGCACCGCGTGCCGGGCTACGCTGCCGTTACGCTGTCGCTCAAGCCGGGCGCGGCGCTGCCGCCGGGTGATGCGACGGCCGAGCAGATGTCGCTGGTGGCGGATTGGTCCGAGCGCTTTGGTTTTGGCGAGCTGCGTGTCGCGCACGAGCAGAACCTGATCCTGCCGGATGTGAAGAAGCACGATCTGTTCGAGCTGTGGCAACTGGCCAAGGAACACGGCATGGCCACCGCAAACATCGGCCTGCTGACCGACATCATTGCGTGCCCGGGCGGCGACTTCTGTTCGCTGGCGAACGCCAAGTCGATCCCCATCGCACAAGCAATTCAGGCCCGTTTCGACAATCTGGACTTCGTTCACGATCTGGGCGAGCTCTCACTCAACATCTCGGGTTGCATCAACTCGTGCGGGCACCACCACGTCGGCAACATCGGCATCCTGGGTGTCGATAAGCACGAAGAGGAGTGGTACCAGGTGTCGCTGGGCGGCGCGCAGGGCAACGATTCGGCGATCGGCAAGATCATCGGCCCGTCGTTCAAGGCTGAAGAAATGCCCGACGTGATCGAACGCATCATCGACACCTTCGTTGCCAACCGCACGGAAGACGAGCTGTTCATCGACACCTATCACCGCATCGGCATGGCTCCGTTCAAGGAACGCGTCTACGCCCGTGAAGAAGCCTGA
- a CDS encoding DUF934 domain-containing protein has product MSKIIKLQNGAPQVVADEWAVLRAPEGGELTQADVEGTAHAIVPLAYWQANRDALLGRARAGTLAVWLAPDDEPFALEADLPNLSLVAVDFPVFRDGRGYSTAFLLRQRLGFTRELRAIGDVLRDQLDFMRRCGFDAYAVRADKNIDDALNGFGEISVRYQGAVDEPRPLFRRERAVQEAA; this is encoded by the coding sequence ATGAGCAAGATCATCAAGCTGCAAAACGGTGCCCCGCAAGTCGTGGCTGACGAATGGGCCGTGCTGCGTGCGCCGGAAGGCGGCGAACTGACGCAAGCCGACGTGGAGGGCACTGCGCACGCCATCGTGCCGCTGGCCTATTGGCAAGCTAACCGCGACGCGCTGCTCGGCCGCGCCCGCGCTGGCACGCTGGCCGTGTGGCTCGCTCCGGACGACGAGCCGTTCGCGCTGGAGGCTGACCTGCCGAACCTGTCGCTGGTGGCGGTGGATTTCCCGGTCTTTCGTGACGGCCGCGGCTACAGCACCGCGTTCCTGCTGCGCCAGCGCCTGGGCTTTACGCGTGAGTTGCGCGCCATTGGCGACGTGCTGCGCGATCAGCTCGACTTCATGCGCCGTTGCGGTTTTGACGCCTACGCCGTGCGCGCAGACAAGAACATCGACGACGCGCTGAATGGCTTTGGCGAGATCAGCGTGCGCTATCAAGGCGCCGTCGACGAGCCGCGCCCGCTGTTCCGCCGCGAGCGTGCTGTCCAGGAGGCCGCGTGA
- a CDS encoding phosphoadenylyl-sulfate reductase → MSDAQEGQEIAVSEVPVSAIGRPVLWARPVYTGTAEALAAKEAALFERLAEIAAKHGVAKFATSLAAEDMVVTDAILRSPEAVRAHLPIFTLQTGRLHAETLAMLDRIRAHYGYAIEQYTPDARAVEAYVRDHGLNAFYDSIELRKACCNIRKVVPLNRALKDADAWLTGQRREQAVTRADLPFAEDDTARGIAKYNPLFDWSEAEVWAYLEQHNVPTNALHDKGYPSIGCEPCTRAVRAGEDVRAGRWWWESRDSKECGLHAANAVTNSATNLSQKN, encoded by the coding sequence CTGAGTGACGCACAAGAAGGCCAAGAGATCGCCGTATCCGAAGTGCCGGTGTCCGCAATCGGGCGCCCCGTGCTGTGGGCGCGCCCCGTCTACACCGGCACGGCGGAAGCCCTGGCCGCCAAGGAAGCTGCGCTGTTTGAGCGCCTGGCCGAGATTGCCGCCAAGCACGGCGTGGCGAAGTTCGCCACCAGCCTGGCCGCCGAAGACATGGTCGTGACAGATGCCATCCTGCGCAGCCCCGAAGCCGTACGCGCGCACCTGCCGATCTTCACGCTGCAAACCGGGCGCCTGCATGCCGAAACGCTCGCGATGCTCGACCGCATCCGCGCGCACTACGGTTATGCGATCGAGCAATACACACCGGACGCTCGCGCGGTGGAAGCCTACGTACGCGACCATGGCCTCAACGCCTTTTACGACAGCATCGAGCTGCGCAAGGCCTGCTGCAACATCCGCAAGGTGGTGCCGCTGAACCGCGCACTGAAAGACGCCGACGCATGGCTCACGGGCCAGCGCCGAGAGCAGGCTGTCACCCGTGCCGACCTGCCGTTTGCCGAAGACGACACCGCGCGCGGCATCGCCAAGTACAACCCGCTGTTCGACTGGTCCGAAGCTGAAGTCTGGGCGTACCTCGAGCAGCACAACGTGCCGACCAACGCGCTGCATGACAAGGGCTATCCGAGTATCGGCTGCGAGCCTTGCACGCGCGCGGTGCGTGCCGGCGAGGACGTGCGTGCCGGCCGGTGGTGGTGGGAATCGCGCGACAGCAAGGAATGCGGTCTGCATGCGGCAAATGCGGTGACAAATTCGGCGACGAATCTGTCGCAAAAGAATTGA